One window of the Tetragenococcus koreensis genome contains the following:
- a CDS encoding DUF4387 domain-containing protein: protein MIKLQDYARVIRSKNSGPFELTFDILFDNLEDYEHFVASKVLTKESFAKLYQIEVDDIITFEHVKPARGIKITIPRPWSQGSVGESDMHGSQQYANLLSIEVPEK from the coding sequence ATGATAAAATTACAAGATTATGCGCGGGTAATTCGCAGTAAAAATTCAGGTCCCTTTGAGTTAACATTTGATATTTTATTTGATAACTTAGAGGACTATGAGCATTTTGTGGCCAGTAAAGTCTTAACGAAAGAAAGTTTTGCTAAGTTGTATCAAATAGAGGTAGACGATATTATTACTTTCGAACATGTAAAACCGGCACGAGGCATCAAAATCACAATTCCACGTCCTTGGTCACAAGGATCGGTAGGAGAAAGTGATATGCATGGTTCCCAACAATATGCCAACCTTTTATCGATAGAGGTACCTGAAAAATAG
- a CDS encoding acyclic terpene utilization AtuA family protein, with protein sequence MEELRVLVPNGMLGYGFPLEDFERGMKRQPHGIVVDAGSTDSGPQKLALGEMTCPESAYYKELSVLVPAAKKAGIPLIVSSAGGDGTNQHVDLFIKIVEQIANEQELSINLAKIYSDIPKKQIDSALQDGKITAMQNVPELTQEEVDQTTVVTAQMGAEPYLTLLKAEKKPDVIIGGRTYDPAPTAALGMYYGFDSALAWHMGKIIECGAICCVPAGKTVLGTLRSDHFLIEPMNLDAKALPHTVAAHTMYEKSSAFNLPGPGGTLNLEECEFKAETDRTTRISGSRFIKDENYMVKLEGAKVVGYRSITVMGVRDPILISQMDEALAYVKEQMEKELPEECSQSQIIFHPYGKNATMKNLESLTDEAGHEMCVIAEVAAPTQEMAQLVVNRIRTTLLHYGYPGRVATSGNIGMPFTPLEIPLGKVCQFNVYHLLKIEEPVAQFPVIMQEVGK encoded by the coding sequence ATGGAAGAGTTACGTGTACTAGTACCTAATGGGATGCTAGGTTATGGATTTCCTTTAGAAGATTTTGAGCGTGGAATGAAAAGGCAACCACACGGGATTGTTGTTGATGCTGGCTCGACAGATTCAGGACCGCAAAAATTAGCACTAGGCGAAATGACTTGTCCTGAATCCGCCTACTATAAAGAACTGTCTGTTTTAGTTCCAGCTGCTAAAAAAGCAGGGATCCCTTTAATCGTCAGTTCGGCGGGCGGTGACGGTACGAATCAGCATGTGGATTTATTTATAAAAATCGTGGAACAAATCGCCAATGAACAAGAATTATCGATTAACTTAGCAAAGATCTATAGTGATATTCCTAAAAAACAAATTGATAGCGCTTTGCAAGATGGAAAAATCACGGCGATGCAAAATGTTCCTGAACTAACACAAGAAGAAGTGGACCAAACGACAGTAGTTACGGCACAAATGGGCGCTGAACCGTATTTGACATTATTAAAAGCTGAAAAAAAGCCTGATGTGATTATTGGCGGCAGAACCTATGATCCAGCACCTACAGCTGCTTTAGGAATGTATTATGGTTTTGATTCTGCTTTAGCTTGGCATATGGGAAAAATTATTGAGTGTGGCGCGATTTGTTGTGTGCCCGCCGGTAAAACCGTACTGGGAACTTTGCGTTCTGATCATTTTTTGATTGAGCCAATGAACCTTGACGCCAAAGCGCTGCCGCATACTGTTGCGGCTCATACGATGTATGAAAAAAGCAGCGCCTTCAATTTACCAGGACCTGGCGGAACCTTAAATCTGGAAGAATGTGAGTTTAAAGCGGAAACAGATCGCACCACTCGAATTTCTGGGAGTCGTTTTATAAAAGATGAAAATTACATGGTTAAATTAGAAGGCGCAAAAGTCGTTGGTTATCGTTCGATTACAGTTATGGGCGTGCGTGATCCGATTTTAATTTCGCAAATGGATGAAGCACTCGCCTATGTCAAAGAACAAATGGAAAAAGAATTACCAGAGGAATGCAGCCAATCCCAAATTATTTTTCATCCATATGGGAAGAATGCGACAATGAAAAATTTAGAAAGTTTAACCGATGAAGCGGGCCATGAAATGTGTGTCATCGCAGAAGTAGCTGCACCTACACAAGAAATGGCGCAATTAGTGGTAAATCGTATTCGTACTACCTTACTACATTATGGTTATCCAGGTCGTGTGGCGACTTCTGGCAATATTGGGATGCCCTTTACGCCATTAGAAATCCCATTAGGTAAAGTTTGTCAATTTAATGTGTATCATTTACTAAAAATTGAGGAGCCAGTAGCACAATTTCCAGTGATAATGCAGGAGGTGGGCAAATGA